One Williamsia phyllosphaerae DNA segment encodes these proteins:
- a CDS encoding HAD-IA family hydrolase produces MPLTIDPAHPSTLLLFDLDGTITDSFDGIANSFRHALTVVGHPEPDPALIAGIAGPPMMDTLNSLGLDGATADAAMSAYRTRYNDIGWLENSVFPEMAAVLADLQAAGRRMAITTSKNQSTARRILTHFGLADHFEYIAGASDDGSRRTKSDVVAHALNELGVATSDDRTTAVVIIGDREHDIHGAGQFGIPAVLVGWGYALEGESDDARWVVESVEGLREVLGV; encoded by the coding sequence GTGCCGCTCACCATCGATCCCGCCCATCCGTCGACACTCCTGCTGTTCGACCTCGACGGGACCATCACCGATTCGTTCGACGGCATCGCCAACAGCTTCCGCCATGCCCTGACCGTGGTCGGGCACCCCGAACCGGATCCGGCCCTCATCGCGGGCATCGCCGGTCCGCCCATGATGGACACACTGAACTCCCTCGGCCTCGACGGCGCGACGGCCGACGCCGCGATGTCGGCGTACCGCACCCGCTACAACGACATCGGCTGGCTGGAGAACTCGGTCTTCCCGGAGATGGCCGCGGTGCTGGCCGATCTGCAGGCCGCGGGACGACGGATGGCGATCACCACGTCGAAGAACCAGAGCACCGCACGCCGGATACTCACCCACTTCGGACTGGCCGACCACTTCGAGTACATCGCCGGTGCCAGCGACGACGGGTCGCGCCGGACGAAGAGCGACGTCGTCGCCCACGCCCTGAACGAACTGGGGGTGGCGACCTCGGACGACCGTACGACGGCCGTGGTGATCATCGGCGATCGCGAGCACGACATCCATGGTGCGGGCCAATTCGGTATCCCTGCAGTGCTTGTCGGGTGGGGTTACGCTCTCGAAGGCGAATCCGACGACGCCCGGTGGGTGGTCGAATCGGTCGAGGGACTACGAGAGGTGCTGGGTGTCTGA
- the cobC gene encoding Rv2231c family pyridoxal phosphate-dependent protein CobC, with translation MDLTALDRHGDIDATAGMVDFAVNVRGATPVWLRDELRHRIDDVARYPSRADELAAVRAVGDTHGRPPSEILLLAGAAEGFALLPNLRPRRVALVQPSFTEPERVLRAAGIAVDQVVLPEPWHLDTADIDDDVDMIVLGNPTNPTSVLHPRSAVEALRRPGRTIVVDEAFADVTVGEPESLASSGFDDVIVIRSVTKTFALAGLRAGYLLAAAPVVARLASTRPHWPMGTLQLAAIEMCLGERGHAHARHEAQTVTTDREAMVAALTEAGVEVCGTPAASFVVVRVADGTSVKNHLAQGGFAVRSCANFVGMTPDHLRLAVRDPATVARLLDAWKDVI, from the coding sequence ATGGATCTGACCGCGCTCGACCGGCACGGCGACATCGACGCGACCGCGGGCATGGTCGACTTCGCGGTCAACGTCCGGGGCGCGACCCCCGTCTGGTTGCGTGACGAGCTACGCCACCGAATCGACGATGTGGCCCGCTATCCCTCCCGGGCCGACGAACTCGCGGCGGTGCGAGCGGTCGGCGACACCCACGGCCGACCGCCGTCGGAGATCCTGCTGCTCGCGGGCGCGGCCGAGGGGTTCGCGCTCCTGCCGAACCTGCGCCCCCGCCGCGTGGCCCTCGTCCAACCGTCGTTCACCGAGCCCGAACGTGTTCTGCGGGCGGCGGGCATCGCCGTCGATCAGGTGGTTCTGCCCGAGCCGTGGCACCTCGACACCGCCGACATCGACGATGACGTCGACATGATCGTGCTGGGCAACCCCACCAACCCGACCTCGGTACTGCATCCGCGTTCGGCCGTCGAGGCACTGCGCCGGCCCGGCCGGACCATCGTGGTCGACGAGGCGTTCGCGGACGTGACGGTGGGGGAGCCGGAGAGCCTGGCGTCGTCGGGGTTCGACGACGTCATCGTGATCCGCAGCGTCACCAAGACCTTCGCACTCGCCGGATTGCGGGCGGGCTACCTCCTCGCCGCCGCGCCGGTCGTCGCGCGCCTCGCCTCGACCCGGCCGCACTGGCCGATGGGAACGCTGCAGCTGGCGGCCATCGAGATGTGCCTCGGCGAGCGCGGCCACGCGCATGCCCGGCACGAGGCCCAGACGGTCACCACCGACCGCGAGGCGATGGTCGCCGCGCTGACCGAGGCGGGCGTCGAGGTGTGCGGGACCCCGGCGGCATCGTTCGTCGTCGTCCGGGTCGCCGACGGCACGTCGGTCAAGAACCATTTGGCGCAGGGTGGTTTCGCGGTCCGTTCCTGTGCCAACTTCGTCGGCATGACGCCCGATCATCTGCGTCTGGCCGTGCGCGACCCCGCCACGGTGGCCCGCCTGCTCGACGCCTGGAAGGACGTGATCTGA
- a CDS encoding Nif3-like dinuclear metal center hexameric protein produces the protein MAVLADLIELLETRYPQHLAESWDSVGLVCGDPADAVTAVLTCVDVTDAVVDAAVGGGFELVVAHHPLLLRGVDTVGTHTPKGRLVHRLIRSGCALYTAHTNADVALPGVSDALGDALGLVDMRPLQPTTTPPMDKWAVFVPQSDTDRVAEAMFAAGAGAIGDYSECRWSVTGTGRFRPGDGAHPVIGTVGRVESVVEDRVEMVAARGSREAVLAALRDAHPYEEPAFDLLETVPVAADTGLGRIGRLSEPMSLRDFTDHVARSLTVAPWGVRAAGDPDAVVTTVAVCGGAGDSLIDTAAGSGADVFVTADLRHHPVDEHLRGHDLAVIDAGHWATEFPWCAQVSSVLVAHDPSLVVHEFGDTTDRFTMHAGPQA, from the coding sequence ATGGCCGTGTTGGCCGACCTGATCGAACTGTTGGAGACGCGTTACCCACAGCATCTGGCCGAGTCGTGGGACAGCGTGGGGCTGGTGTGCGGTGACCCCGCCGACGCGGTGACCGCGGTGCTCACCTGTGTCGACGTGACCGACGCCGTCGTCGACGCCGCGGTCGGGGGCGGATTCGAACTCGTCGTCGCACACCACCCCCTGCTGTTGCGTGGGGTGGACACGGTCGGTACGCACACCCCCAAGGGCCGCCTGGTGCACCGACTCATCCGGTCCGGTTGCGCGCTCTACACCGCGCACACCAACGCCGACGTCGCCCTGCCCGGGGTCTCCGACGCCCTCGGCGACGCGCTCGGGCTCGTCGACATGCGTCCGCTGCAACCGACCACGACGCCACCGATGGACAAGTGGGCGGTGTTCGTGCCGCAGTCCGACACCGATCGCGTCGCCGAGGCGATGTTCGCCGCCGGTGCCGGTGCGATCGGCGACTACAGCGAGTGCCGGTGGTCGGTCACCGGGACCGGGCGTTTCCGTCCCGGCGACGGGGCACATCCGGTCATCGGCACGGTCGGGCGCGTCGAGTCCGTCGTGGAGGACCGGGTCGAGATGGTCGCGGCCCGCGGGAGCCGGGAGGCGGTCCTGGCCGCGTTACGCGACGCCCATCCCTACGAGGAACCCGCCTTCGACCTGCTCGAGACGGTCCCGGTCGCCGCCGACACCGGTCTCGGCCGGATCGGACGGTTGTCCGAGCCGATGTCGCTGCGCGACTTCACCGATCACGTGGCGCGGTCGCTGACCGTCGCGCCGTGGGGGGTGCGCGCCGCCGGTGACCCCGACGCCGTCGTCACCACCGTCGCGGTCTGCGGTGGGGCCGGCGACTCGCTCATCGACACCGCCGCCGGATCCGGGGCCGACGTCTTCGTCACCGCCGACCTGCGCCACCACCCTGTCGACGAGCACCTTCGCGGCCACGATCTCGCGGTGATCGACGCCGGGCACTGGGCGACGGAGTTCCCCTGGTGCGCGCAGGTGTCATCGGTGCTCGTCGCACACGACCCGTCGTTGGTCGTGCACGAGTTCGGTGACACCACCGATCGCTTCACGATGCACGCAGGCCCCCAGGCGTGA
- a CDS encoding zinc ribbon domain-containing protein, whose product MKADPADQRLLLELAERDGEVLRLTHRRGHAPEVATLADLEEAMRGYRDETVSAQIAAEDLDREVRRLENEISVLNTRETKDSQLLNGGTMAGKALVELEHEIAGIGRRRGVLEDELLEVMERQEATASQELRSQALVSHTETQIAEATTKVDAVRAEVDSSARVAEAARDKIRAEVDPALLAVYDKQVALGKTGAGLLRQARCGACRMEIDRGTLSKIGKEAPDEVVRCDECGAVLIRTHESGL is encoded by the coding sequence ATGAAGGCAGATCCGGCCGATCAGAGGTTGCTGCTGGAGCTGGCGGAGCGCGACGGTGAGGTGTTGCGGCTGACCCATCGCCGCGGCCATGCCCCCGAGGTGGCCACCCTGGCCGATCTCGAGGAGGCGATGCGTGGGTATCGCGACGAGACGGTCAGTGCCCAGATCGCCGCCGAGGACCTCGACCGCGAGGTGCGGCGGCTCGAGAACGAGATCTCGGTCCTCAACACACGCGAGACCAAGGACTCCCAGCTGCTCAACGGCGGCACGATGGCGGGCAAGGCGCTCGTCGAACTCGAACACGAGATCGCCGGCATCGGTCGGCGACGTGGAGTGCTCGAGGACGAGCTGCTCGAGGTGATGGAACGCCAGGAGGCCACCGCGTCGCAGGAGCTGCGTTCGCAGGCCTTGGTGTCGCACACCGAGACCCAGATCGCCGAGGCCACCACGAAGGTCGATGCGGTGCGCGCCGAGGTCGACTCCTCGGCCCGGGTCGCCGAGGCCGCGCGCGACAAGATCCGCGCCGAGGTCGATCCCGCGCTGCTCGCCGTCTACGACAAGCAGGTCGCGCTGGGAAAGACCGGGGCCGGGTTGCTGCGCCAGGCCCGTTGCGGTGCGTGCCGGATGGAGATCGACCGGGGCACCCTCAGCAAGATCGGCAAAGAGGCGCCCGACGAGGTCGTGCGGTGCGACGAATGCGGTGCGGTGCTCATCCGCACCCACGAGTCCGGCCTGTAG
- a CDS encoding bifunctional RNase H/acid phosphatase — protein MAVIVEADGGSRGNPGVAGYGAVVYDHTGDLVLAERKEYIGTATNNVAEYRGLIAGLGAAAELGATQVTVRMDSKLVVEQMSGRWKVKHPDMIPLARQARELVGRFSDVEFIWIPRAQNSHADRLANEAMDALGETDTPTPAAEPSSAPAAAVTAGPGWTATAGAPTKLILLRHGQTALSVDRRYSGRGNPELTELGREQASRAADRLAAQGGIDTIVASPLGRAQETANAVADRLGLPVHTHEGLTETDFGEWEGLTFREAIERDADLHRRWMGDIGVAPPGGESFADVTTRVRAATEDVVSQYGPGTVLVVTHVTPIKTILRLALDAGPSLLFRLHLDLASLSIAEIYPDGGASVKLVNDTNHLA, from the coding sequence ATGGCGGTGATCGTCGAGGCCGACGGCGGTTCCCGGGGCAACCCGGGTGTCGCCGGATACGGCGCGGTGGTCTACGACCACACCGGAGATCTCGTTCTCGCCGAACGCAAGGAGTACATCGGTACCGCCACCAACAACGTGGCCGAGTACCGCGGTCTGATCGCCGGACTCGGTGCGGCCGCCGAACTCGGTGCCACGCAGGTGACGGTGCGGATGGACTCGAAGCTCGTCGTCGAACAGATGTCGGGCCGGTGGAAGGTCAAACACCCCGACATGATCCCGTTGGCCCGCCAGGCGCGCGAACTCGTGGGCCGGTTCTCCGACGTCGAGTTCATCTGGATTCCGCGGGCGCAGAACTCTCATGCCGACCGACTCGCGAACGAGGCCATGGACGCCCTCGGCGAGACCGACACGCCGACCCCGGCCGCCGAGCCGTCGTCGGCCCCCGCGGCCGCGGTGACCGCCGGTCCCGGATGGACCGCGACCGCCGGAGCCCCGACGAAGCTGATCCTGTTGCGGCACGGGCAGACCGCGTTGTCGGTCGACCGTCGCTACAGCGGTCGCGGTAACCCCGAACTGACCGAACTCGGTCGCGAGCAGGCGAGTCGCGCCGCGGATCGGCTCGCCGCGCAGGGCGGGATCGACACGATCGTCGCCTCCCCGCTCGGGCGGGCGCAGGAGACGGCAAACGCGGTGGCCGATCGGCTCGGCCTACCGGTGCACACTCACGAGGGACTGACCGAGACCGATTTCGGCGAGTGGGAGGGGCTCACGTTCCGCGAGGCCATCGAGCGCGACGCGGACCTCCACAGGCGTTGGATGGGCGACATCGGCGTCGCTCCACCGGGCGGGGAGAGCTTCGCCGACGTGACCACCCGGGTGCGGGCGGCGACCGAGGACGTGGTGTCGCAGTACGGCCCCGGCACCGTTCTCGTGGTCACGCACGTGACCCCGATCAAGACCATCCTGCGGCTCGCGCTCGACGCCGGACCGTCGCTGCTGTTCCGTCTCCATCTCGATCTCGCGTCGCTGTCGATCGCCGAGATCTATCCCGACGGTGGCGCGTCGGTGAAGCTGGTCAACGACACCAACCACCTCGCCTGA
- a CDS encoding SLC13 family permease — MAAALAFAVWRPRGLPEATVAVPAAVLAVVIGAVTLDRAFAEMRALASTVIILAALLVLSHACGVLGVFRWLSQVIGAAGSANGGGPTRLFALAFGGAALTTALLNLDATVVLLTPVLITMARSLQVSPRPMGYATIGLANSASTLMPVSNLTNLLAFAATGLGFIQFTAMMALPWVVTVLIEFLIYRVFFRADLRVAPQRSAAEPVHAPIPALVVLGATLVGFALSSTVGVEPVWFAVAGAIVLSATALRAHRTSLRAVASATTPLFLLFVLALGVLVAAIADGGIGRWVGEIVPTGSGLLSLLTIAAIGAVAANLINNIPATLLLLAALGTQADPPLILAMLLGVNIGSNLTYVGSLANLLWRNVSRSHDAEASVARFSALGLLSVPPAILASVTALWLVT; from the coding sequence ATGGCGGCCGCACTGGCTTTCGCGGTGTGGCGTCCTCGCGGCCTTCCCGAGGCCACCGTCGCGGTCCCGGCCGCGGTCCTCGCCGTCGTCATCGGGGCGGTCACCCTCGACCGCGCGTTCGCCGAGATGCGGGCACTCGCGTCGACGGTGATCATCCTCGCCGCGTTGCTCGTGCTCTCGCACGCATGCGGTGTCCTGGGCGTCTTCCGCTGGCTGTCGCAGGTGATCGGTGCGGCGGGTAGCGCGAACGGTGGCGGACCCACCCGACTGTTCGCCCTCGCCTTCGGTGGGGCCGCGCTCACCACGGCCCTGCTCAACCTCGACGCCACGGTCGTGCTGCTCACGCCCGTCCTGATCACGATGGCGCGCAGTCTGCAGGTGTCACCACGACCGATGGGGTACGCCACCATCGGCCTGGCGAACTCGGCGTCGACGCTGATGCCGGTCTCCAACCTGACCAATCTGCTCGCGTTCGCGGCCACCGGACTCGGTTTCATCCAGTTCACCGCGATGATGGCGCTGCCGTGGGTGGTGACCGTCCTCATCGAGTTCCTGATCTACCGCGTGTTCTTCCGCGCCGATCTCCGCGTCGCGCCGCAGCGCAGCGCCGCCGAGCCGGTGCACGCGCCGATCCCGGCCCTGGTCGTCCTGGGGGCGACCCTGGTCGGGTTCGCTCTGTCGTCGACGGTCGGTGTCGAACCGGTCTGGTTCGCCGTCGCCGGAGCCATCGTGTTGTCCGCTACCGCCCTACGCGCGCACCGTACGTCGCTGCGGGCGGTGGCCTCGGCGACCACCCCGCTGTTCCTGCTGTTCGTGCTCGCGCTCGGGGTTTTGGTGGCGGCCATCGCCGACGGTGGCATCGGTCGGTGGGTCGGCGAGATCGTGCCGACGGGTTCCGGACTCCTGTCCCTGCTCACCATCGCAGCCATCGGCGCGGTCGCGGCGAACCTGATCAACAACATCCCCGCCACGCTGTTGTTGCTCGCGGCGCTGGGCACACAGGCCGATCCCCCGCTGATCCTGGCGATGCTGCTGGGCGTCAACATCGGGTCCAACCTCACCTATGTGGGGTCTCTGGCGAACCTGCTCTGGCGCAACGTGAGTCGTTCCCATGACGCGGAGGCCTCGGTGGCGCGGTTCTCGGCGTTGGGCCTGCTGTCGGTCCCGCCCGCGATCCTCGCCTCGGTCACCGCGCTGTGGCTGGTGACCTGA
- a CDS encoding DUF1697 domain-containing protein, producing the protein MTEYVALLRGINVGAIRIAMADLRTEFEALGLGEVSTVLATGNVRFSSDRTDVTALRGEIEAALSARFDYRAYVFLHSRDAIRSALDGYPFPTDQADRHSYILFVADDDVRAELLGAAADLDPAVERVADGDGVLYWDVVKKMTLTSPFGKALGRARYKATTTNRNLRTVRSIIA; encoded by the coding sequence GTGACCGAGTACGTCGCGTTGCTGCGCGGCATCAACGTGGGCGCGATACGTATCGCGATGGCCGACCTGCGCACGGAGTTCGAGGCGCTCGGTCTGGGTGAGGTGTCGACGGTGCTCGCGACCGGCAACGTCCGGTTCAGCTCCGATCGCACCGATGTCACCGCCCTGCGCGGTGAGATCGAAGCGGCCCTGAGTGCCCGATTCGACTATCGGGCATACGTGTTCCTACATTCACGGGATGCGATCCGGTCCGCCCTCGACGGGTATCCGTTCCCGACCGACCAGGCCGACCGACACTCCTACATCCTGTTCGTCGCCGACGACGACGTTCGCGCGGAGTTGCTCGGCGCGGCCGCCGACCTCGATCCCGCAGTCGAGCGGGTCGCCGACGGCGACGGCGTCCTCTACTGGGACGTGGTCAAGAAGATGACGTTGACCAGCCCCTTCGGCAAGGCGCTCGGCCGAGCGCGATACAAGGCGACGACCACGAATCGCAACCTCCGCACGGTACGCAGCATCATCGCGTGA
- a CDS encoding alpha/beta hydrolase: MIAAAITSLVLVGGAVGVTATSSAAPEKPSVAAPSAPAKIIRTAMVSAQHARLTVYSPAMRKNVVVDVLVPRDRTTPRPSLYMLDGIDAGFQSGYRDSAWTTQTDIVDFMADKNVNVVLPIGGTASYYTDWQRTDPVLGVNKWDTFLARELPPLIDKTFEGNGVNAVEGVSMGASGAMSLAVRHPGLYRGVVALSGCLDQLDPAAAQATQASILTRFGNPDNMWGPAGSAAWRRHDPASNISALKDTEIYVAVGNGKADPRLGRVGQASAIGGVLETGALMCTKGFAAAARKAGVDVTYDYRSGLHAWGYWAQDLHRSWPTVVTALGLPPVDPADYR, from the coding sequence ATGATCGCCGCTGCAATCACGTCATTGGTACTGGTAGGCGGGGCGGTGGGGGTCACCGCGACGTCGTCGGCCGCACCGGAGAAGCCATCGGTCGCCGCGCCGTCGGCCCCGGCGAAGATCATCCGGACGGCCATGGTGTCCGCACAGCACGCGCGCCTGACGGTCTACTCGCCGGCGATGCGCAAGAACGTGGTCGTCGACGTGCTCGTCCCCCGTGACCGCACGACGCCGCGGCCGAGCCTCTACATGCTCGACGGCATCGACGCGGGCTTCCAGTCCGGCTATCGCGACAGCGCCTGGACCACCCAGACCGACATCGTCGATTTCATGGCCGACAAGAACGTCAACGTCGTCCTCCCCATCGGTGGCACCGCGAGTTATTACACCGACTGGCAGCGCACCGATCCCGTTCTGGGCGTCAACAAGTGGGACACCTTCCTCGCCCGCGAGCTGCCCCCGCTGATCGACAAGACCTTCGAGGGCAACGGCGTCAACGCCGTCGAGGGCGTGTCGATGGGCGCGAGCGGCGCGATGTCGCTGGCCGTGCGGCACCCGGGCCTGTACCGCGGGGTCGTGGCCCTGAGCGGATGCCTCGACCAGCTCGATCCGGCGGCCGCCCAGGCGACGCAGGCCAGCATCCTCACCCGCTTCGGCAACCCCGACAACATGTGGGGCCCGGCCGGGAGTGCGGCGTGGCGTCGACACGATCCCGCCTCCAACATCAGTGCGCTCAAGGACACCGAGATCTACGTCGCGGTCGGAAACGGCAAGGCCGATCCCCGTCTGGGTCGGGTCGGGCAGGCCTCGGCGATCGGTGGGGTGCTCGAGACCGGAGCCCTGATGTGCACCAAGGGTTTCGCGGCCGCGGCCCGCAAGGCCGGCGTCGACGTCACCTACGACTACCGCAGCGGTCTGCACGCCTGGGGGTACTGGGCGCAGGATCTGCACCGCTCCTGGCCCACCGTGGTCACGGCCCTGGGGCTGCCCCCGGTCGATCCCGCCGACTACCGCTGA
- a CDS encoding CYTH and CHAD domain-containing protein, producing the protein MTVHEQVEIELKFDVDAGQPIPDLTTLPGVATTTGPIVEQLDATYFDTENLDLADHAVTLRRRTGGHDEGWHLKRPGTERGRTERQVPLDAAGDDAHAVPAELIEPVRVHLRSRSVSPVAAIGTRRQITEARDSEGTLLAVLCADLVTARSLLPGGTGQVWSEWEFELVADFDDDAAVELLESAEALLRAAGARTASSGSKLARAIGSTPGHRENRRLPAKPTALELVVTELARHRDQLVAWDPAVRADADDAVHQMRVATRRLRSVLKAFPGVLDGPEPERLGEEFKELAAILGVARDAEVQAERYRDLLEDENPSAALESALVEAQNQRYHRGRKAAVAAMTSDRYFRLLDAIDALLVDPTPGENAQVPARAALRDAVRSSRKSVLKAQKKLSRYDEGTPEWTEQLHVVRKKAKRLRYVAEAGATLRGSLHSDEARTAKRIQAALGDANDASISREVLAVAAGSIGVDPTDAFVLGRLDAREQAEHDRALKRYSDVAGDL; encoded by the coding sequence ATGACCGTCCACGAACAGGTCGAGATCGAGCTCAAGTTCGACGTCGATGCGGGACAACCGATCCCGGATCTCACGACACTCCCCGGGGTCGCCACGACCACCGGGCCGATCGTGGAGCAGCTCGACGCGACCTACTTCGACACCGAGAACCTCGACCTCGCCGACCACGCGGTGACGCTGCGACGGCGCACCGGCGGCCACGACGAGGGGTGGCACCTCAAGCGCCCGGGCACCGAACGGGGACGCACCGAGCGGCAGGTCCCGCTCGACGCCGCCGGCGACGACGCACACGCGGTCCCCGCCGAGCTCATCGAACCCGTCCGTGTCCACCTGCGCAGTCGCTCCGTCTCGCCGGTCGCCGCGATCGGCACCCGACGCCAGATCACCGAGGCCCGCGACTCCGAGGGCACGCTGCTCGCGGTCCTGTGCGCCGATCTGGTCACCGCGCGTTCGCTGCTGCCCGGCGGCACCGGACAGGTGTGGTCGGAATGGGAGTTCGAGCTCGTGGCCGACTTCGACGACGACGCCGCCGTCGAACTGCTGGAGAGCGCCGAGGCCCTGCTCCGCGCAGCAGGGGCCAGGACCGCCTCGAGTGGGTCGAAGCTGGCGCGGGCCATCGGGTCCACGCCCGGCCACCGGGAAAACCGTCGGCTCCCGGCGAAGCCGACCGCGCTGGAACTCGTGGTCACCGAACTGGCACGTCATCGCGATCAGCTCGTCGCCTGGGATCCGGCGGTCCGCGCCGACGCCGACGACGCCGTCCACCAGATGCGGGTGGCGACCCGACGGCTGCGCAGCGTGCTCAAGGCGTTCCCCGGCGTGCTCGACGGGCCCGAGCCGGAACGACTCGGCGAGGAGTTCAAGGAACTCGCCGCGATCCTCGGCGTCGCGCGTGACGCCGAGGTCCAGGCGGAGCGGTATCGCGACCTGTTGGAGGACGAGAACCCCTCGGCTGCACTGGAGTCCGCGCTCGTCGAGGCGCAGAACCAGCGTTACCACCGGGGACGGAAGGCGGCGGTGGCGGCGATGACCTCAGACCGCTACTTCAGGTTGCTCGACGCGATCGACGCCCTCCTGGTCGATCCGACGCCGGGCGAGAACGCGCAGGTGCCCGCGCGGGCGGCCCTGCGCGACGCGGTGCGGTCCTCCCGGAAGTCGGTGCTCAAGGCGCAGAAGAAGCTCAGCCGGTACGACGAGGGGACCCCGGAGTGGACCGAGCAGCTGCATGTGGTCCGCAAGAAGGCCAAGCGTCTGCGCTACGTCGCCGAGGCCGGCGCGACCCTGCGTGGGTCCCTGCACTCCGACGAGGCGCGCACGGCCAAGCGCATCCAGGCGGCACTCGGGGACGCCAACGACGCGTCGATCAGTCGTGAGGTGCTCGCCGTGGCGGCGGGATCGATCGGCGTCGATCCGACGGACGCGTTCGTGCTGGGTCGGCTCGACGCGCGCGAGCAGGCCGAACACGACCGCGCTCTGAAGCGGTACTCGGACGTGGCCGGCGACCTCTGA
- the pip gene encoding prolyl aminopeptidase has translation MRDLYPEIEPFSHGMLDVGDGQRIYHESSGRPDGKPVVFVHGGPGGGTSPEQRRFFDPSVYRIVLFDQRGCGKSTPHIADGAVLATNTTDHLIADMELLRTTLGIERWQVFGGSWGSTLGLAYAQTHPDRVTELVLRGIFLLRRSEIDWYYNGGAAHIFPDKWENYLAPIPADERSGDLVAAYRRLLTSSDRSVAQAAATAWTDWEQSTSYLLPRPESDSDVEVDARFDLAFASIENHYFTHHGFLDDGQLLRDAERIADIPGVIVQGRYDVVCPMRSAWDLHRAWPAADLHIVDDAGHASFESGIKHHLIEATDRFGAADPEGASAQR, from the coding sequence ATGCGCGATTTGTACCCGGAGATAGAGCCGTTCTCCCACGGCATGCTCGACGTCGGTGACGGACAACGGATCTACCACGAGTCCAGTGGTCGACCCGACGGCAAACCCGTGGTGTTCGTCCACGGTGGTCCCGGTGGCGGCACGTCACCCGAGCAGCGACGGTTCTTCGATCCGTCGGTCTATCGCATCGTCCTGTTCGATCAGCGCGGGTGCGGGAAGTCGACACCGCACATCGCCGACGGTGCCGTGCTGGCCACCAACACCACCGACCACCTCATCGCCGACATGGAGTTGCTGCGAACGACTCTGGGCATCGAGCGGTGGCAGGTCTTCGGCGGGTCGTGGGGTTCGACGCTGGGCCTGGCCTACGCGCAGACCCACCCCGACCGCGTCACCGAACTGGTGCTCCGCGGCATCTTCCTGCTCCGGCGCAGCGAGATCGACTGGTACTACAACGGCGGTGCCGCGCACATCTTCCCCGACAAGTGGGAGAACTACCTGGCACCGATCCCCGCCGACGAACGCTCCGGTGATCTGGTGGCGGCCTATCGGCGGTTGCTGACCTCGTCGGACCGTTCTGTCGCACAGGCCGCGGCGACGGCGTGGACGGACTGGGAGCAGTCGACGAGCTACCTCCTGCCGCGCCCCGAGTCCGACAGCGACGTCGAGGTCGACGCCCGCTTCGACCTCGCGTTCGCCTCGATCGAGAACCATTACTTCACCCATCACGGTTTCCTGGACGACGGCCAGTTGCTCCGCGACGCCGAGCGCATCGCCGACATCCCCGGCGTGATCGTCCAGGGCCGCTACGACGTGGTGTGCCCGATGCGCAGCGCGTGGGATCTGCATCGAGCCTGGCCCGCAGCCGATCTGCACATCGTCGACGACGCCGGGCACGCGTCGTTCGAGAGCGGGATCAAGCACCATCTCATCGAGGCGACCGACCGCTTCGGTGCAGCAGACCCGGAAGGAGCGAGCGCACAGCGATGA